The sequence TTAGGGTCCATATTGCCATCTAAAGCAGTTATGTACTTTATTGTTTATTCATGATTGAGagtctgttattttctttaatgaacaagaggggaaagaatgttttaaaagtaaGGGTCAATTCAATTCACTGACTTGTTGATGAGTGTGGTACTGTGGTTATTCAGATTATAGTTCTATGATCAATTAATGAGGATAAGTTATatggtatataatttttttttttatttttaagaaatcacaTTGGAATGGTcatttcaaatcttgtttctaggGCAGAAATATAACAGttcaaaaaaaatgattgaaatgtGTCAGCCAGAAAGATAGGACTGAAGGCCTAGGGTTGAGAACCAAATCTAGTTGTAGAAAGATGCTGGGAAGGTGAGGCGGGACCTGGATTTGTTTTTCGCCTTCTTGCCCCTTTGATTGTCGGGGCCAACTAAGGAACATGATAAAAGATTCAAGATCAGATTCTATCTTTAAGAAAGCATCAGAAACATGGGTTTGtagttttctcatttctgttgAGGAAGACATTACTGGGGAGACTAGGAAATGAGGCAACCTGAGATCATCCCCAATGAGCTCAAGCTATGTGATTAGGGTTAGCACCCCAAGTCCTTGCAGGTAATTTGCACCTTAAACTGAAGAATCTGGTCTGAAATCTTTGAGTCATAACAGTTTACCAGGGACTGCCATGGGTGAATAGACAGGATTGATTCTTTGGGACTAAGATAAGCTACAATAACTTTGATAATCAATACTAAGATATGATTATTAGAGAATTTTAATGCCATGCATTAACATTTTTGTACAATGATAGAATTTAGTACATTTTTCTAAAGTGACATATATTTCTAGATATTGACATTTTGATTCTTTCCTTGCCATCAGTGATGATAAATTTTAGCTTGTGTATAAGAAAGAAATCATGACTAATATGCTCTTTCACATGCATCCAGATCTATGGGAATTCTGTTATCCCAATTATTTTGCTGAATAAggcaaaaacaatgaaacaatcaATAATCAAATAGTTTAAATTAACTTCTTTATCATTTAAGAAATGTACAAAAACACACTCTTCTGGGACTGTTCCTTTATTATAGCATAGCTAGGATTGGAGTTTTGGTGTTGGTCCCTATAACTCCAAAGAGCATTCCaaagaaaaacttttcaaatAAAGACAAAACTGCATTTAAAATTACACTAAGTAATGAAAATATGCTTCCAGAAATATTAGCATGCAAGGCACTTTTactcaaataaaatatcaaaactttCGACATCCCTTTTCCATACCTGTTTCTGGTCATTTTTACTGAAACCTTCCTGTTCTCCATCGTCTAGTCCTTTAAGTTTCAATTCTTGTTTCACATCTAAAGtaatatttaattgaaaatttattttatttagaaggACTTTCCTTCTATGAATGAaatcttcccaccccctcctcatTAACAGTAAGGGCAGTTATGACAGatataattttatctattttaatctatattgagATAAGACATTAAATTTAAGAACTTTATCTTACTAATTATGCATTTATCTGATTATTTTGCCATTTCAATCTACTGCTGGATTTTAAGTTTCTTAAGAGATGCTATTTCCGGGAACCAAAGCATAGGAAGTTGAAAAGATCGATTTATCTATTTACTCTAGCTGAAACCATTGCCATTGAAGTATAAATTGGGAGAAACTGATTGTACATGAACAATTTATAATTGGGCTAAGTAAACAACAAATTGGACTTGGACTTTCCAATAACCAAAGAATGTGGAGGCAGGGGATTACTAGCCTTAACTGAGTTTAGTTAAGAATTTAACTGAGTAAGAGGAGAGAAGAACAAATGGGAGTTGGTGAGGTGAGGAAAACAATGAGATAGGTAAGAGAGTGGACAGCATCATGGGGATGAGGACAACATGACCTACTGGAAATTGGGAATGAGGGGTTAGCAAGAACTCCTTGCTTCTCATTTAGGAACAAAATGTTCATTGTTTGAGTCCATCTGCAAGGTTAGAAACTAGACTTCTTTGGATAACAAGCTAGGTATTCTTGAAGGATTTTTGGTGGTGTGAAAATCCTGGACCCCATGCATccttaaaaagatattttttttttatgtttttacaaaagaacagaaatataattAACAAGAGAACTGGATTTCTAAATTTAACTCTGACTTAGGAAGAGAGAggacaaaattaatttaaaaagacagGAATCAATCTGATTATTtcaaaaaacagagagaaaggaatgtaAAATCTTAATAGGGAAACCCTTGGCCGGACTGACCTAAAGGAATAGGAAAATAAAGTAAGGAGATCTGATTCCTTCGGAATTTTTAAGATAATTTGATTAAGACAAGGAAACATGTAAAAACCATCATAATATTCCAACAGTTAATAtgaaattcactttaaaaattcaattatccAAGCTAATTAGGAATATGAGAAAAGAGGAATAGTGTTGTGAAAcaattaaaagaacttttaaagaatTGTATGTGTGGTTGAAacaaaatctatataaatgtttaaaccAGAATATGACACAATTATTTAATGTATGGATTTTCTAAGATAGGACTTAACATTCCTTGGTATGCCATTGCATCCCATTCAAATCAATGTCGGGAACAAACTTGGGAAGCATCACCAACCAGGTAATTGAAATTTGGGGAAAACGTTGATTCATTTTACTTTGAGGAAATTAgcttataaaaaatcaaaaataacagaaaaaaaggaaaatcattccTAGGTAGATTTTATATGCGAATATAAAAACCTAAAGATCTTAGGATTTgaagcaataaaaacaaagaagaaaaagaagaagaagtaggAAATTACAGCTAATTACACAGAAGACAATGTTACACTGATTAGAGCAGGAAAATCAAAACACCTGTTAAAAGACACATCCTATATTTTATTGAGAGCATGAACCACAGGgcaatgaattttgttatcacaTGACTTTACCATTTATTTTGTTTACCTCTACTAATAAAGTTTGGAATGTAACTATATGAGCAAATAACctgctcagaaaaaaaattcaaaacgtTAAATAACCctacctttctttccttctttctgattctcttttcCTAGAGGTGGTTCACACTGCTTCTGAGGGACTGATTTTTCTATTTGAACTCCAACTTTCGAGCCAGTGTCAGGCCCACTTCCAGCTTCAGCTGCAgatgcttcattttcttttattgcaATCTTTCCAAATTCTGTGGGTGCTAACTGATCTTTACTTTGCAGTGACTTGCAAgaataattcttttgaaatgtCAAATCATTGGAATTTCTGGGACTCTCATTTTTCTGAGACGTACTTGGAGAATCCCTTTCGAAGCATCTGAAAAGTAATATTTGAGTTAAATAGTAATCGTTTTATCCACCTGAGATATTAAATTTGTTCTTAGGATGTCACTCAAATCACCACCAAtacttatgattttattttgtttatttctgccATTTTATCTTTCAGATGACATGACAAAAAAACCCACCAGTCTTCAGTCTATCCTCCTTTTCCAGCACAATCAGCTCTAACtctctttccaattctatttccaTGTATGGTTCCACGGAAGATGTTAGTAAGAACTATAGTTGGGGAAAATTTGGGGGGGAACaccaaataaactttaaaatatatatgtatatatatatatatatatgacgtCAAATTATTTAGGATTTGGAAATATACTTCAACTTATATTCACTGGGTTACCTAGGTATGACATGTTGGTTTAGTGATTCACAGGATCACAAAGCTGATATACATCAGAGTTGAAATTTGAAATCATGGCTTTTTAGCTTTGAGGTCAGTCCATCTATTATGCTGAAATATTTTCTATAGAAAATGCTTACAAATTGCATCCCTTcagtgaatatttttaaaagagatccatttcttcaaaatcttttttttttcaaagatgaattaCTTTGAATATGACTTTTTTCAgaataatctaatttttaaagattaattttaaatttcattcttaTTGCAAATTTAGCAAACAAAAATGACACCATaagtttaaattcttttaaatatgatgattaattttatattatataaaaatcaaataaaggacaatgatatatgaaaagataatcaTAACAATATGCACtcagtatttaattttaaaattttttccatcttttgttgGCTTTCTATGATATCCTACTTCTTCATTTCAGGAGGAATCACACTTATGAAATCTCCCTTCCACAACCATTAATTCACTTTTCAAACTCGCCCCTCAATTTTTTTAGAGCACTTTTGTCAAGTTCTCTTGCCTCTTTACCCTGATCCGCAACATACTTAtctgtttttatgttttatccCTTCACAGACAGCAAATTCCTTGaagctaatttatttttttttaacttttacctCCTAGAGTCAAGCAGGAGACAAAGTGGTTTGATATGAAAATAAAGTAGGTTCAGTAATACCTTGAATTGAGAGGACACATGCAGCACTGGATTCATGTGCCTTCATGCAATAAAGAAAAAGGCCAGGAAGTATAAAAATCCAATATGAAATAAGGTggtcaattaaaattaaatttaaaaaattaaattgaattaaatttaaatttaaaattaattaaattttaatctgaattaaattttaaaaaaaaaaaaaacattaaattaaaattttaaaaacctgaaGACTATAGGATGGATCCTGCATTAGgtgtgatttttgaaaaatacacTTATTCTCATACTTGTAAAAAAGGGTAAAAAGGAAAACCCATGCAGTAAATCAAATTCTTccatgaaaggggaaaaatggggaaaagggaagaggagatgaaatgaaattttaatttctttctttttcttaaattataaattgaaaGCTTAAACTTTTCGTTTTCAACCCTTTTCCTACTTCTTGGTTTGGAAAAACCTTTCATTTGAAGAGTGGGTTGAATAGGTAGAAAGaagattgaaaataagaaaatagttaATAGAAagtttcagttcaattcaataataatttaaaagatcaAATTACCTTCCCATTAGAATTTTCCCTCGGacctgaaaaaagaataaaagttttattataacataaataaatagataattcaATCACAATTTCATGCAAAATGAATAGGTTTGTTTGTTCTCATTACAGGCCCTAAAGAATGAATGTTTTAGGATATAATTATTAGTAGAGACCTTTGCTTGACTGAAAGTAGAATCAATTATTTaatacttgaaataaaaaaaatatattattgtctGTCCCAACATGCAGTTTACATTTAACAGATCAGATTCCAGggaact comes from Sarcophilus harrisii chromosome 5, mSarHar1.11, whole genome shotgun sequence and encodes:
- the LOC116419501 gene encoding uncharacterized protein LOC116419501: MKVRGKILMGRCFERDSPSTSQKNESPRNSNDLTFQKNYSCKSLQSKDQLAPTEFGKIAIKENEASAAEAGSGPDTGSKVGVQIEKSVPQKQCEPPLGKENQKEGKKDVKQELKLKGLDDGEQEGFSKNDQKQDKVTLETTSIPEQMAPKEQVKSLSAPFLNKKRTPEVLESSSKSPGDDIHSSPETKWKKTCKKTWIEEEKEVCGEIYEKGNVATPTKDNKIEKNQKKYRNLTLGKKIKGFCGKGET